A window of Lepidochelys kempii isolate rLepKem1 chromosome 1, rLepKem1.hap2, whole genome shotgun sequence contains these coding sequences:
- the LOC140897763 gene encoding olfactory receptor 51G2-like → MSAVNDTKLNSAMFLLTGITGQEDIHLWISIPFCFIYVFSILGNSTILFIIKIDPSLHEPMYIFLSMLAVTDLGLLISTIPTILGMYLFNSREISLDSCFAQLFFIHSFAIIESSILLLMAFDRFVAISNPLRYASILTLPRIFKMGLVCVLRGVAVSFPFPFLLKRFQYCRVNVLSHSYCLHQDVMKLACSDITVNYIYGLFLTASTVGFDLLPIFLSYVMILKTVLSVASHTECLRALNTCVSHLCAVLLFYTPDIGLALIHRLGKGSSPLLQIVLGYIYLLVPPLMNPIVYSVNSKHLRGRIIRVFVK, encoded by the coding sequence atgtcagctgtcaatgacaCCAAACTCAACTCTGCAATGTTCCTTCTCACTGGCATAACTGGGCAGGAAGACATCCATCTCTGGATCTCTATCCCCTTCTGCTTCATTTATGTTTTTTCAATATTGGGAAATTCAAccattctgttcattataaaaatagatccaagcctccatgagcccatgtacattttcctttctatGTTGGCCGTCACAGATCTTGGCTTATTGATATCCACCATACCAACAATACTGGGTATGTACTTGTTTAACTCTAGGGAGATCAGCCTCGATTCCTGTTTtgcccagctgttcttcatccactcATTTGCAATCATTGAATCCTCCATACTCTTGTTGATGGCATTTGACCGCTTTGTAGCAATCTCTAACCCACTGAGATATGCTTCCATCTTAACCCTGCCGAGAATATTCAAGATGGGACTGGTATGTGTGCTAAGAGGGGTGGCCGTATCATTCCCATTCCCCTTCCTCCTGAAACGGTTCCAATATTGTCGAGTCaatgtcctctcccattcctactgCCTGCACCAGGATGTCATGAAGCTGGCTTGTTCGGATATCACAGTCAACTACATCTATGGCTTGTTTCTTACAGCCTCCACAGTGGGGTTTGATTTACTGCCCATCTTCCTCTCTTATGTGATGATCCTCAAAACGGTGCTGAGTGTTGCATCCCACACGGAGTGCCTCAGGGCCCTGAACACCTgcgtctcccacctctgtgccgtCCTGCTCTTCTACACACCGGATATCGGCTTGGCTTTGATACACAGATTGGGGAAGGGCTCTTCTCCCTTACTACAGATTGTCCTGGGCTACATCTACCTGCTCGTCCCGCCCCTGATGAACCCAATCGTGTACAGTGTGAATAGCAAACATCTTCGTGGGAGGATAATCAGAGTGTTCGTCAAGTGA